The following proteins are encoded in a genomic region of Deltaproteobacteria bacterium:
- the tsaE gene encoding tRNA (adenosine(37)-N6)-threonylcarbamoyltransferase complex ATPase subunit type 1 TsaE gives MKPFLSKSPTETEKFAADFSKKLKKGDVVALCGDLGSGKTTFVRGLFAGLNGDPDYFVTSPTFTLLHEYPTTKGLLYHFDLYRINTFAEFQKIDFEEYFGSDGICVVEWGDKIRELEAEFDYKVQFEIRDGTTRQIVIPGKQRESF, from the coding sequence GTGAAACCCTTCCTCTCCAAATCGCCAACCGAAACCGAAAAATTCGCCGCTGATTTTTCAAAGAAACTCAAAAAAGGGGATGTCGTTGCCCTCTGCGGCGATTTGGGCTCCGGAAAAACAACCTTTGTCCGCGGCCTTTTTGCGGGCTTAAACGGCGACCCCGATTATTTCGTCACCTCGCCGACATTCACCCTGCTCCACGAGTACCCGACCACAAAGGGGCTCCTGTACCATTTTGATCTCTACCGGATCAATACGTTCGCCGAATTCCAAAAAATTGATTTTGAGGAATATTTCGGAAGCGACGGAATTTGTGTGGTGGAGTGGGGGGACAAAATCCGCGAGCTGGAAGCGGAGTTTGACTACAAAGTTCAATTTGAAATTCGTGATGGTACGACGCGACAAATTGTAATCCCTGGCAAACAAAGAGAGTCCTTTTGA